In Rosa chinensis cultivar Old Blush chromosome 1, RchiOBHm-V2, whole genome shotgun sequence, a genomic segment contains:
- the LOC112171681 gene encoding uncharacterized protein LOC112171681, giving the protein MANYRRAKLAVDAFRGFTPRMVTRPEPVSGVFSTKSSSLASEPAKISGFSPSHSILHKPIPHTQLRYYHVDRRHFDPRRWADRFKRYLIYPGILFLLLLLWRVVGFFTTNYETLPYTKRRLFIILSTDLERKLGESQFEEMKASQFEGKILLAIHPERVRIRVIAKDIIDALKRGLSHDQDMGNAL; this is encoded by the coding sequence ATGGCAAACTACAGACGAGCCAAGCTCGCAGTCGACGCCTTTCGTGGCTTTACGCCAAGAATGGTAACTAGACCAGAGCCCGTCTCCGGAGTCTTCTCCACCAAGTCTTCATCTTTGGCCTCAGAACCAGCcaagatttctgggttttctccTTCCCATTCTATTTTACACAAACCAATTCCACACACACAGTTGAGATATTATCATGTGGATCGGCGGCATTTTGATCCTCGCCGATGGGCTGACCGGTTCAAGAGATATTTGATTTACCCCGGAATTTTATTCCTGTTGTTACTATTGTGGAGGGTGGTGGGGTTTTTTACCACCAATTATGAGACACTGCCATACACTAAACGTCGGCTTTTTATAATTCTGTCAACTGATTTGGAGAGGAAGCTGGGAGAGTCGCAATTTGAGGAAATGAAAGCTTCACAATTTGAGGGGAAGATTTTGCTGGCTATACACCCGGAAAGAGTGAGGATTAGGGTGATTGCCAAGGATATAATTGATGCGTTGAAGAGAGGGTTGAGCCATGATCAGGACATGGGGAATGCCTTGTAG
- the LOC112203968 gene encoding mitochondrial metalloendopeptidase OMA1 — protein sequence MANYRRAKLAIDAFRGFTSRIVARPEPISRVYSTKSSTLASKPAKFSGFSPPYSLLQNPVPQNQLSPFLGFANRYYHVDRRQVQHFRKRGPRRWADWFKDPRRAFVTIVVGGGVFITVYFGNLETVPYTKRRHFVILSTNLERKLGEQQFEELKAGFKGKILPPIHPESVRVRLISKDIIDALKRGLRHDQGWTDMGYASEEVDPKFDGRGSESVQALMEGKVEENWSREDEFLDDKWIEHSRKKGKDSGVKDATSHLVDLNWEVLVVDQPIVNAFCLPGGKIVVFTGLLKHFRSDAEIATIIGHEVGHAVARHSAEGITKNLWVAILQLLLYQLISPDFVNPLSNLFLRLPFSRRMELEADHIGLLLIASAGYDPRVAPTVYEKLDKLSGGESALRDYLTTHPSGKKRAEMLARANIMEEALTIYRDVRAGRGVEGFL from the exons ATGGCTAACTACAGACGAGCCAAGCTCGCAATCGATGCCTTTCGCGGCTTCACATCAAGAATCGTAGCTAGACCAGAACCCATCTCCAGAGTCTACTCCACCAAGTCTTCAACTTTGGCCTCAAAACCAGctaagttttctgggttttctccTCCCTATTCTCTTTTACAGAACCCAGTTCCGCAAAACCAATTGAGCCCATTTCTCGGTTTTGCCAACAGATATTATCATGTGGATCGGCGGCAGGTGCAGCATTTCCGGAAAAGAGGTCCGCGCCGGTGGGCTGACTGGTTCAAGGACCCGAGGAGGGCGTTTGTTACTATCGTTGTGGGCGGTGGGGTTTTTATCACTGTGTATTTTGGGAACTTAGAGACTGTACCATACACCAAGCGTAGGCATTTTGTAATTCTGTCGACTAATTTGGAGAGGAAGCTGGGAGAGCAGCAGTTCGAGGAGTTGAAAGCCGGGTTTAAGGGGAAGATTTTGCCTCCTATACACCCGGAAAGTGTGAGGGTTAGGCTGATTTCCAAGGATATTATTGATGCGTTGAAGAGAGGGTTGAGGCATGATCAGGGGTGGACTGACATGGGGTATGCATCGGAGGAGGTTGACCCGAAATTCGATGGCCGGGGGAGTGAGAGTGTGCAGGCATTGATGGAGGGGAAGGTGGAGGAGAATTGGTCACGTGAGGATGAGTTTCTTGATGATAAGTGGATTGAGCATAGTAGGAAGAAGGGTAAGGATAGTGGTGTTAAGGATGCCACTTCGCATTTGGTTGATTTGAATTGGGAGGTTTTGGTGGTGGATCAGCCGATTGTCAATGCGTTTTGCTTGCCCGGTGGGAAGATAGTGGTCTTCACAGGGTTGCTTAAGCATTTTAGAAGTGATGCCGAGATAGCTACGATAATTGGTCATGAG GTTGGGCATGCTGTGGCTCGACACTCTGCAGAGGGCATCACAAAGAACCTGTGGGTTGCAATCCTGCAACTGCTTCTTTATCAGCTTATTTCGCCTGATTTTGTCAACCCATTATCCAATCTTTTCTTAAGGCTTCCTTTTTCCCGAAG gaTGGAATTGGAAGCGGATCACATTGGGCTGCTGTTGATTGCTTCTGCTGGATATGATCCAAGAGTGGCTCCAACTGTGTACGAGAAGTTGGACAAACTCTCTGGTGGAGAATCTGCTTTGAGAGATTATCTTACCACTCATCCATCCGGGAAAAAGAGAGCTGAAATGCTGGCTCGAGCTAACATCATGGAAGAGGCACTAACTATATATCGCGACGTACGAGCAGGACGTGGGGTTGAAGGGTTTCTTTAG
- the LOC112171697 gene encoding uncharacterized protein LOC112171697, which produces MHTRNNPKGELVPLNTELEKLVRENRRLKREEQAAQEEAEPIIPCFVFQMSDDEDNRQPLPPPPRRTIRELSTSLIAGGIPSCIRYPQPAEGKTGNFELRTGFLHKLPTFHGLPNEDPNLHLQEFQFICSSMTPENADENIMKMKAFPFSLTDKAKTWLYRLPNGYITSWDIMHKTFLEKYFPTSKIIALRKQITGIQQGMDESYSEYFERFQTLLTQCPQHGLSEDSLLTAFYDGLIPIERDILDAAAGGSFMDKYNEDGMKLIADRALNAQQFNNTSRRVQTFSSKGGNDSEIKAQLSNLTSMLSQVLGNKKQGAMACGVCSMEGHHTDRCPQLYEEEEVQVVGNFQQGGQHVKNDPYAYYPGSRNHPNFRWSNNDNVLGPFQASQGNNHTPPGFTQRPQGGFTHSSAPHQASSSSLTPILDKYDKMFEALTSSTQQLIQSQQNQGKEISDLKKQVGECVNKLNQLHDQGKLPSNTIPNPRGGFESAKVVTTRSGRVLSDVPKAQKKDKSVSDPSEIETELAIPDPATTRIEDSLQSPTKPETKGKIPNSSIPVPTNPLSSCLPFPSRFAHSKEEEDKGDVLDILRKVQVNIPLLDIIKQVPKYAKFLKDLCTKKRKFKGNEVVALSEEVSSILQQKLPPKLKDPGQFTIPCTIGVKRFDKALLDLGASINLMPFSVFSNLNLGTLKKTSVVIELADRSSIHPLGVIEDVLVRVDGLVLPADFFVIDMEETSSPTSLPLILGRPFMATAHTNINVYKGTLTMEVLGERVTFQVFEHNDITKGMVGREDKELREEVRFLRGWKGHKVKEKHSLKNLNKENKGNFNSDFHLPLANCKSVLVDRAHLGNPTPQEVCSITDDPPDSTKHSYTKAMARLFDKASRGAFG; this is translated from the coding sequence ATGCATACAAGGAACAACCCAAAAGGGGAGTTAGTGCCTTTGAATACTGAGTTAGAGAAGCTAGTACGAGAAAACAGAAGGTTGAAAAGAGAAGAACAAGCTGCTCAAGAAGAGGCCGAACCCATCATCCCCTGTTTCGTTTTTCAAATGTCGGACGACGAAGACAATCGGCAGCCgctgccaccaccaccaagaaGGACCATTAGGGAGCTCTCAACGTCCCTCATAGCTGGAGGTATTCCATCATGCATTCGTTACCCTCAACCAGCTGAAGGAAAGACAGGGAATTTTGAGCTTAGGACTGGTTTTCTCCACAAGCTGCCCACTTTTCACGGGTTACCTAATGAAGATCCTAATTTGCATCTCCAAGAATTCCAATTTATTTGCTCAAGCATGACACCAGAGAATGCAGATGAGAATATCATGAAGATGAAGGCTTTTCCGTTTTCTCTTACAGACAAGGCCAAGACATGGTTGTATAGGCTTCCAAATGGCTATATAACCTCATGGGATATCATGCACAAGACATTCTTGGAGAAGTATTTCCCCACTTCAAAAATTATTGCATTGAGGAAGCAAATTACTGGAATTCAGCAAGGCATGGACGAGTCTTATTCCGAATACTTTGAGAGGTTTCAAACCTTGCTTACTCAATGTCCTCAGCATGGTTTGAGTGAGGATAGTTTGTTGACAGCATTCTATGATGGCCTCATACCCATAGAGAGAGATATATTGGATGCAGCAGCTGGAGGATCATTTATGGACAAGTACAATGAGGATGGAATGAAGCTCATAGCAGATCGTGCATTGAATGCACAACAATTCAATAATACCTCAAGACGTGTTCAAACTTTCTCTTCAAAAGGAGGTAACGATTCTGAAATTAAAGCTCAATTATCAAATCTAACCTCTATGTTATCTCAGGTCTTGGGTAACAAGAAGCAAGGAGCTATGGCTTGTGGTGTGTGCTCAATGGAAGGCCACCATACTGATCGTTGCCCTCAATTAtatgaggaagaagaggtacaAGTTGTGGGAAATTTTCAGCAAGGAGGACAACATGTAAAGAATGATCCATATGCATATTATCCTGGCTCAAGAAATCACCCAAATTTTCGATGGAGTAACAATGATAATGTATTGGGCCCTTTTCAAGCATCTCAAGGGAACAACCATACACCTCCAGGGTTCACTCAACGTCCTCAAGGGGGATTTacacatagctctgcgccacaTCAAGCTTCTAGTTCTTCATTGACTCCAATCTTGGATAAGTACGACAAGATGTTCGAAGCTTTGACATCCTCTACTCAACAACTCATTCAATCACAGCAAAATCAAGGGAAGGAAATTTCAGACCTTAAGAAACAAGTGGGAGAATGTGTCAACAAGTTGAATCAGTTGCATGATCAAGGaaaacttccaagcaacacGATACCAAATCCAAGAGGAGGGTTTGAGTCCGCCAAAGTAGTAACAACACGAAGTGGAAGAGTACTCAGTGACGTCCCTAAGGCACAGAAGAAGGACAAAAGTGTTTCTGACCCTTCTGAGATTGAAACTGAACTTGCAATCCCAGACCCAGCGACTACGAGGATTGAAGACTCATTGCAATCCCCAACGAAACCAGAAACCAAAGGTAAAATTCCTAACTCTTCAATTCCGGTTCCTACTAATCCTCTTTCTTCTTGTCTACCTTTTCCAAGTAGATTTGCTCattcaaaggaagaagaagacaaggggGATGTTTTGGATATTCTCCGGAAAGTTCAAGTCAACATTCCTCTCTTGGATATCATAAAACAAGTGCCAAAGTACGCCAAATTCTTGAAGGACTTATGCACCAAGAAGAGGAAGTTCAAGGGGAATGAAGTAGTAGCTCTTAGTGAGGAGGTGTCAAGTATTCTTCAACAAAAGCTTCCACCTAAGCTCAAGGACCCGGGACAATTCACCATTCCATGCACAATTGGTGTAAAGAGGTTTGATAAGGCTTTACTAGATTTAGGAGCTTCTATAAATTTAATGCCTTTCTCTGTGTTTTCAAATCTTAATTTAGGTACACTAAAGAAGACCTCTGTGGTGATTGAGCTTGCGGATCGCTCATCTATTCATCCTTTAGGAGTAATTGAAGATGTCTTAGTAAGGGTGGATGGATTGGTCTTGCCTGCTGACTTCTTTGTGATTGACATGGAGGAGACGTCAAGTCCCACATCATTGCCTTTAATTTTAGGGCGTCCCTTCATGGCAACTGCTCACACGAACATCAATGTCTACAAGGGAACGTTGACTATGGAAGTCCTTGGAGAAAGGGTAACGTTTCAAGTCTTTGAGCATAATGACATCACGAAAGGAATGGTGGGGCGTGAGGACAAGGAATTAAGAGAAGAAGTCCGATTTCTGAGGGGTTGGAAGGGGCATAAAGTGAAGGAAAAACACTCTCTGAAGAActtgaataaagaaaataaaggtaATTTTAATTCTGATTTTCATTTACCTTTAGCTAATTGTAAGAGTGTTCTTGTTGATAGGGCTCACTTAGGAAATCCAACGCCACAAGAGGTATGTTCAATAACAGATGACCCACCAGATTCAACCAAGCACTCATACACAAAGGCAATGGCGAGGTTGTTTGATAAGGCTTCACGTGGAGCCTTTGGATGA
- the LOC112203820 gene encoding cytochrome P450 704C1, whose translation MDFLSTALPPTVISLAVILLAVIFWPAKNKRYPPIAGSVLHQVINFPRLHHYHAELACKYKTYRILDLFKHAVYTVDPANVQYILKTNVANYGKGFYLHSILSDLMGDGIFAVDGDKWLHQRKTSGSHFSTKVLRDFSSEIFKTNGVKLAGIIYEAVTCDESMDIQDLFMKSTLDSIVKILLGIELGTMSGTNNEENIRFSNAFDDANQATLYRIYDIFWKIKRFLNIGSEAVLRKNIAVVDHFIYKLINRKIETFHNSENDKLYLKKRDFISSVLETSETDPKYLRDMVLNFIAAGKDTTASALSWFFYMMCKHFDIQEKIAREVREATGLNNTSSVDELAANLTEEALSKMHYLHAALTETLRLYPTVPLDAKVCFSDDIWPDGFSVKKGEMVVYQIYSMGRMKFLWGDNAEEFRPERWLDENGNFKEESAFKFIVFNAGPRICVGKEYAYMQMKIVSAILLGSYKFKMSDEKKPVNYKTMFTLHIDEGFHVNASPRV comes from the exons ATGGATTTTCTTTCCACTGCTTTACCACCCACAGTAATAAGTTTAGCTGTAATACTCTTGGCCGTTATTTTTTGGCCGGCGAAGAACAAGAGGTACCCTCCTATTGCCGGATCTGTCTTGCACCAAGTCATCAATTTCCCAAGGCTGCATCATTACCACGCTGAGCTTGCATGCAAGTACAAAACTTACAGGATACTAGACTTGTTCAAACATGCTGTTTACACAGTAGATCCTGCAAATGTGCAATACATACTCAAAACAAATGTTGCAAACTATGGCAAG GGATTTTACCTGCATAGCATTCTGTCCGATCTTATGGGAGATGGAATCTTCGCTGTGGATGGGGACAAATGGCTGCATCAAAGGAAGACATCAGGCTCTCACTTCTCAACCAAAGTACTTAGAGACTTCAGTAGTGAAATCTTCAAAACCAATGGGGTAAAACTTGCTGGCATAATTTATGAAGCTGTAACCTGCGACGAATCAATGGATATCCAA GACTTGTTTATGAAATCAACCTTGGATTCAATCGTCAAGATTCTACTCGGCATCGAACTAGGCACCATGTCTGGAAcaaataatgaagaaaatatTCGGTTTTCCAATGCTTTTGATGATGCAAACCAAGCTACCCTTTATCGTATTTATGATATCTTCTGGAAGATCAAGCGGTTCCTGAACATTGGTAGCGAAGCAGTGCTAAGAAAAAATATAGCAGTGGTGGATCACTTTATATACAAATTAATCAACAGAAAGATTGAAACAttccataattcagaaaatgaTAAGCTATAT TTAAAGAAAAGAGACTTTATCTCAAGCGTTTTGGAAACTAGTGAGACCGATCCAAAGTACTTGAGAGACATGGTCCTAAATTTTATTGCAGCCGGCAAAGACACAACTGCTTCTGCTCTTTCATGGTTTTTTTATATGATGTGCAAGCATTTCGATATACAGGAAAAGATTGCACGGGAAGTTAGAGAAGCAACAGGTCTGAATAATACTTCAAGTGTTGATGAACTTGCAGCCAATCTTACTGAAGAAGCTCTTAGCAAAATGCACTATCTTCATGCAGCTTTGACTGAGACACTCAGACTATATCCTACGGTTCCATTG GATGCAAAAGTTTGTTTTTCTGATGATATCTGGCCAGATGGATTTAGTGTCAAAAAAGGAGAAATGGTGGTATACCAAATTTATTCAATGGGCCGGATGAAGTTTTTATGGGGTGATAATGCAGAAGAGTTTCGGCCAGAGAGATGGCTTGACGAAAATGGAAATTTCAAGGAAGAAAGCGCTTTCAAATTCATAGTCTTTAAT GCTGGTCCAAGAATTTGTGTAGGGAAAGAGTATGCTTATATGCAGATGAAGATCGTTTCTGCTATTCTTTTAGGTAGCTACAAATTCAAGATGAGTGACGAGAAAAAACCAGTCAATTACAAAACGATGTTCACCCTCCATATCGATGAAGGTTTTCATGTTAATGCCTCTCCAAGAGTTTGA